In Bacillus cereus ATCC 14579, a single window of DNA contains:
- a CDS encoding response regulator, translating into MIKVLIVEDDPMVAMLNTHYLEQVGGFELVQAVNSVKSAIEILEKSRVDLVLLDIFMPEETGFELLMYIRNQEKEIDIIMISAVHDMGSIKKALQYGVVDYLIKPFTFERFKEALTIYREKLTFMKEQQKISQSELDSLILQKEKREPTVTKELPKGLTKQTLQLIWQKIESLNGRVFTTDEMAQLVGISRVSIRKYVMFLTDIGVLENEMMYQHVGRPVSKLRCVDQKKIEFYV; encoded by the coding sequence ATGATTAAAGTTTTAATTGTAGAAGATGACCCGATGGTAGCAATGCTAAATACGCATTATTTAGAGCAAGTAGGAGGATTTGAACTTGTTCAAGCAGTTAACTCAGTAAAGTCGGCGATCGAAATATTAGAGAAATCACGAGTAGATTTAGTATTACTTGATATTTTTATGCCTGAAGAGACTGGTTTTGAGCTTTTAATGTATATCCGGAACCAAGAAAAAGAAATTGATATTATAATGATTTCAGCTGTACATGATATGGGAAGTATTAAAAAAGCATTACAATATGGTGTAGTAGATTATTTAATTAAACCATTTACATTTGAACGATTTAAAGAGGCATTAACTATATATCGAGAAAAACTTACTTTCATGAAAGAACAACAAAAAATTAGTCAATCGGAATTAGATTCGTTAATTTTACAAAAAGAAAAAAGGGAGCCTACTGTCACGAAAGAGCTTCCGAAAGGGTTAACGAAGCAAACGTTGCAATTAATTTGGCAGAAGATCGAGTCGTTGAATGGAAGAGTGTTTACAACAGATGAAATGGCACAATTAGTTGGAATTTCAAGAGTTTCTATTCGAAAATATGTAATGTTTTTGACTGACATTGGAGTGTTAGAAAACGAAATGATGTACCAACATGTGGGCAGACCTGTAAGTAAATTA
- a CDS encoding sensor histidine kinase, giving the protein MKKRKRLWNLWKTITLLVCTVVIFSLLVTDILISHNVERTTEDSQAEKAKTIAHIVANDSIVIDGLVGKADTSAIQTYTNRILQNTGVQFIVVMDMNGIRKSHPNPQKIGHHFIGGDEGPALKGKEHVSLAEGTLGISMRVFVPIFSETGEQLGAVAVGISADNVKERVKESRHIIYIGVGVGVLVGIIGAILLARHIKKSLFGLEPHRIAKILEERNTMLQSVKEGIIAVDKEARVTLINNEAKRLFKKSGLEEDFIGKDVELYMPNSRIKEVLQTGEVQLNEEQNIYGITIVTNRVPLYVKGEIVGAIATFRDKTEIRKLAEELTGIRLYAEALRAQSHEFMNKMHVVLGLTHMKQYEELQKYISGMVSEHQYEIGGVMKRIKSPVFAGFLLGKLSYAREKNIKLIISEDSYMPEIDDESITHELITIVGNLIDNALEAVTNCEKKRVEVKIQHGDILTITVQDTGKGIQEKEIEQLFTKGYSTKGDNRGYGLYLVKESIQRINGEIHMHSLVGKGTTITIEIPKGRDERQI; this is encoded by the coding sequence ATGAAAAAAAGAAAAAGACTATGGAATTTATGGAAAACGATTACATTGTTAGTTTGTACAGTTGTAATTTTTTCTTTACTTGTGACAGATATATTAATTAGTCATAATGTAGAACGGACGACGGAGGATAGCCAAGCAGAGAAGGCAAAAACAATTGCACACATTGTGGCGAATGATTCGATTGTAATCGATGGTTTGGTTGGGAAAGCAGATACCTCTGCAATCCAAACGTATACAAATAGAATATTACAAAACACAGGTGTTCAGTTTATTGTAGTTATGGACATGAATGGAATAAGAAAGTCACATCCAAATCCTCAAAAAATAGGGCATCATTTTATTGGGGGAGATGAAGGGCCTGCATTGAAAGGAAAAGAACATGTATCGTTAGCAGAAGGAACTTTAGGTATTTCCATGCGAGTGTTTGTACCAATATTTTCTGAAACAGGTGAACAACTTGGAGCTGTGGCTGTTGGTATTTCAGCAGATAATGTAAAAGAGAGAGTTAAGGAAAGTAGACATATCATTTATATTGGTGTCGGAGTTGGTGTATTAGTCGGAATTATAGGAGCAATATTGCTAGCTAGACATATAAAGAAAAGTTTATTCGGTCTTGAGCCGCACAGGATAGCAAAAATTCTTGAAGAAAGAAATACGATGCTACAATCTGTAAAGGAAGGTATTATTGCTGTAGATAAAGAGGCTAGAGTAACATTAATTAATAATGAAGCGAAACGTCTATTTAAAAAAAGCGGACTTGAAGAAGATTTTATCGGTAAAGATGTTGAGTTGTATATGCCAAATTCACGTATAAAAGAAGTATTGCAAACGGGAGAAGTACAATTAAACGAAGAACAAAATATTTATGGAATTACGATTGTGACGAATCGAGTTCCTTTATATGTAAAAGGAGAAATAGTTGGTGCAATTGCAACATTTCGTGATAAAACAGAGATTAGAAAACTAGCAGAGGAACTAACTGGTATTAGACTATATGCAGAAGCATTACGGGCACAATCTCATGAGTTTATGAATAAGATGCATGTCGTATTAGGGCTTACACATATGAAGCAGTATGAAGAATTACAGAAGTATATAAGCGGCATGGTATCAGAGCATCAATATGAAATTGGTGGAGTTATGAAAAGAATAAAAAGTCCAGTATTTGCTGGTTTTTTACTAGGTAAGCTCAGCTATGCTAGAGAGAAAAATATAAAATTAATTATAAGTGAAGATTCTTATATGCCGGAAATAGATGATGAAAGTATTACTCATGAACTTATTACGATTGTCGGAAATTTAATTGATAATGCATTAGAGGCAGTTACGAATTGTGAAAAGAAGCGAGTTGAAGTTAAGATACAACATGGGGATATACTAACTATTACAGTACAAGATACGGGAAAAGGTATACAAGAAAAAGAAATAGAGCAATTATTTACGAAAGGTTATTCCACAAAGGGAGATAACCGCGGTTATGGTTTGTATCTTGTAAAAGAAAGTATACAGCGAATAAATGGGGAAATTCATATGCATTCATTAGTAGGTAAGGGAACAACGATAACAATTGAAATACCTAAAGGTAGGGATGAGAGGCAAATATGA